From a single Arachis hypogaea cultivar Tifrunner chromosome 3, arahy.Tifrunner.gnm2.J5K5, whole genome shotgun sequence genomic region:
- the LOC112734281 gene encoding calpain-type cysteine protease DEK1 gives MEGGDRGLLLACVISGTLFSVLGLASFLILWAVNWRPWRIYSWIFARKWPNILHGPQLHLLCGFLNLLAWVVVVSPILVLIIWGSWLIAILGRDLIGLAVIMAGTALLLAFYSIMLWWRTQWQSSRAVAILLLLAVTLLCAYELCAVYVTTGPRASDRYSPSGFFFGVSAIALAINMLFICRMVFNGNGLDVDEYVRRAYKFAYSDQIELGPVTSLPEPPDPNELYPRQSRRASHLVLLYVGSLFVLLVYSILYGLTAKEANWLGAVTSVAVIILDWNLGACMYGFQLLDSRVAALFIAGTSRVFLICFGVQYWYIGHCISYAVMATVLLGAVVSRHLSVKNPLAARRDALQSTVVRLREGFRKKEHNSSSSFSEGCGSSMKRSSSVEASNLGNVIEANRGLAAADTCNWNNAPSQTASLPDGINSDKSIDSGRSSLAIRSSSCRSAVQEAEAGTSCDDRTLDPNNSVVVCSSSGVDSQGNESSTSNSANQQTLELNLALAFQERLSDPRFATMLKRSTRQGDRELSTLLQDKGLDPNFAMMLKEKSLELDPTILALLQRGSLDADRDHRDNTDNASVGNAVPNQISFSEELRLHGLEKWLQLCRLVLHHITGSPERAWVLFSLIFIVETTIIGVFRPKTVKFVNGTHQQFEFGLAVLLLSPVICSIMAFLRSLTAEEMAMTSKPRKYGIIAWLFSTCVGLLLSFLSKSSVLLGLSLTVPLMVACLSIAIPIWIRNGYKFWVPRVNCTGSVGNDRIPGTKEGIVLIVCTSLFVGSVLALGAIVSAKPLDDLRYKGLNDDQKSLTSPYTSSVFLGWAMASAIGLVVTSLLPIISWFATYRFSLSSAIFIGLFAVILVAFCGVSYLEVIKSKDDQLPTKGDFLAALLPLVCIPALLSLTCGLLKWKDDGWRLSRGVYIFVIIGLVLLLGAIAAVIVYIKPWTIGVACLLVLLLMVLAIGAIHHWASNNFYLSRTQMVFVCFFAFLLALAAFLLGWFEGQPFAGASVGYFSFLFLLAGRALTVLLSNPIVVYSPRVLPVYVYDAHADCGKNVSVAFLMLYGIALATEGWGVVASLKIYPPFAGAAVSAITLVVSFGFAVSRPCLTLKMMEDAVRFLSKETVNQAIARSATKTRNAISGTYSAPQRSASSAALLIGDPTIMRDKGGNFVLPRADVMKLRDRLRNEELVAGSFFSRFRYERTFRHEPTSVDHRRVMCAHARILALEEAIDTEWVYMWDKFGGYLLLLLGLTSKAEQAQDEVRLRLFLDSIGFSDLSAKKIKKWMPEDRRQFEIIQDSYIREKEMEEEIFMQRREEEGRGKERRKALLEKEERKWKEIEASLLSTIPNASSREAAAMVAAVRAVGSDSVLDDSKARKRVKSIAQRIRLSQLAHRALQTGVTGAICVLDDEATSSGRHYGPIDLSLCQSQKVSFSIAVMIQPESGPVCLLGTDFQKIICWEVLVAGSEQGIEAGQVGLRLITKRDRQTTVTKEWSIGATCIADGRWHIIAMTIDADLGEATCYTDGGFDGYQTGLPLCVGSSIWEQGTEVWVGIRPPADIDAFGRSDSEGVESKMHIMDAFLWGRCLTEDEISALYTSIASADFGGLDYPEDNLQWTDSPPRVDGWDSDPADVDLYDRDDVDWDGQYSSGRKRRSDRDGVVVDIDSFSRKYRKPRIETQEEINQRMRSVESAIKEALSARGESRFTDEEFPPNDHSLYVDPENPPAKLQVVSRWLRPGEIVRQNHLDCHPCLFSGAPNPSDVCQGRLGDCWFLSAVAVLTEFSRISEVIITPEYNEEGIYTVRFCVQGEWIPVVVDDWIPCELPGKPAFATSKKGYELWVSILEKAYAKLHGSYEALEGGLVQDALVDLTGGAGEEIDMRSSEAQIDLASGRLWSQLLRFKQEGFLLGAGSPSGSDVHISSSGIVQGHAYSILQIREVDGHKLVQIRNPWANEVEWNGPWSDSSPEWTDRIKHKLKHVPQSKDGIFWMSWQDFQIHFRSIYICRVYPPEMRYSVHGRWLGESAGGCQDYDTWHQNPQFRLTATGQDASLPIHVFITLTQGVGFSRTTAGFRNYQSSHDSLMFYIGMRILKTRGRRAGFNIYLHESVGGTDYVNSREISCEMVLEPEPKGYTIVPTTIHPEQEAPFVLSVFTKASITLEAL, from the exons ATGGAAGGGGGTGACCGTGGGCTTCTCCTAGCTTGCGTGATTTCGGGGACCCTCTTCTCAGTTTTGGGGTTAGCTTCATTTTTGATACTATGGGCTGTTAACTGGAGGCCTTGGCGAATTTATAG TTGGATCTTTGCTCGGAAATGGCCGAATATCCTGCACGGTCCTCAGCTGCATTTGCTCTGTGGCTTCCTGAATCTTTTGGCATGGGTGGTTGTTGTTTCTCCAATTCTGGTGCTTATCATTTGGGGATCCTGGTTAATTGCAATACTGGGTCGAGATCTGATTGGTTTGGCCGTAATTATGGCTGGCACAGCTCTTCTCTTGGCATTTTATTCAATTATGCTCTGGTGGAGAACCCAGTGGCAAAGTTCAA GAGCTGTAGCCATTCTCCTCCTCCTAGCTGTTACTCTGCTCTGTGCGTATGAACTTTGTGCCGTGTATGTTACAACTGGTCCACGAGCATCTGACCGTTATTCTCCTTCTGGCTTCTTTTTTGGAGTTTCAGCAATTGCTTTAGCTATCAACATGCTATTTATTTGCAGAATGGTGTTTAATG GTAATGGCTTGGATGTGGATGAGTATGTAAGAAGGGCATACAAATTTGCTTATTCTGATCAAATTGAATTGGGTCCTGTGACATCTTTACCTGAACCACCGGACCCAAATGAGTTATATCCTCGACAATCGAGAAG GGCTTCCCATCTTGTACTTCTCTATGTTGGCTCACTTTTTGTTCTGCTAGTATATTCCATTTTATATGGCCTAACAGCAAAAGAGGCAAACTGGCTTGGAGCAGTTACATCAGTTGCTGTTATTATTCTAG ACTGGAATTTGGGAGCTTGCATGTATGGTTTTCAACTTCTTGACAGTCGTGTTGCAGCACTATTTATTGCTGGAACATCCCGCGTGTTTCTTATTTGTTTCGGAGTGCAATACTG GTATATAGGGCACTGTATCAGTTATGCCGTTATGGCTACTGTACTTCTAGGGGCTGTTGTTTCTCGTCATTTATCAGTGAAAAATCCATTGGCTGCGAGGAGAGATGCCTTACAAAGCACTGTGGTTCGCTTGAGAGAAGGATTTCGTAAGAAGGAGCATAATAGTTCATCTAGCTTCTCTGAAGGCTGTGGGTCAAGTATGAAACGGAGTAGCAGTGTTGAAGCTAGTAATCTTGGTAATGTCATTGAAGCTAACAGAGGTTTGGCTGCAGCCGATACATGCAATTGGAATAATGCCCCATCTCAAACTGCCAGTTTGCCAGATGGAATAAATAGTGACAAGAGCATAGATAGTGGCAGGTCAAGTTTAGCAATACGTAGCAGCTCATGTCGCTCAGCTGTTCAAGAGGCTGAGGCTGGAACGTCTTGTGATGATAGAACTTTGGATCCCAATAATTCCGTGGTGGTTTGTTCAAGTAGTGGTGTTGATAGCCAAGGGAATGAATCTAGCACATCAAACTCTGCAAATCAACAAACATTAGAATTGAACTTGGCTCTTGCTTTCCAAGAAAGGTTGAGTGACCCTAGGTTTGCAACTATGCTTAAAAGAAGTACAAGACAAGGTGATCGGGAGTTGAGTACTCTATTACAAGATAAAGGCTTGGATCCAAATTTTGCTATGATGTTGAAAGAGAAAAGTTTAGAATTAGATCCAACTATTCTCGCATTATTACAGAGGGGTAGTCTTGACGCAGATAGAGATCATCGTGACAATACTGATAATGCCAGTGTTGGCAATGCCGTGCCTAATCAAATTTCATTTTCTGAAGAACTGAGGTTGCATGGGCTTGAAAAGTGGCTTCAGTTGTGCAGACTTGTATTGCATCACATTACGGGTTCTCCAGAGCGAGCATGGGTTCTGTTCAGTCTTATCTTCATAGTCGAAACAACCATTATTGGTGTATTTCGTCCAAAAACAGTCAAATTCGTTAATGGAACCCACCAGCAG TTTGAGTTTGGCTTGGCTGTGCTTCTGTTGTCTCCGGTGATATGTTCAATTATGGCTTTCCTACGATCACTTACTGCAGAAGAAATGGCCATGACTTCAAAACCGCGGAAG TATGGTATTATTGCTTGGCTGTTCAGCACTTGTGTTGGATTGCTGCTCTCTTTCTTGAG CAAATCGTCTGTTCTCCTTGGATTGTCTTTGACTGTGCCTCTAATGGTGGCATGCCTTTCTATTGCAATTCCTATATGGATACGTAATGGTTACAAGTTCTGGGTTCCCCGAGTGAATTGTACGGGAAGTGTTGGAAATGATCGCATTCCTGGTACAAAGGAG GGTATAGTTCTTATTGTTTGTACGTCATTATTCGTTGGATCTGTACTGGCTCTGGGAGCAATAGTTTCTGCAAAGCCTTTAGATGATTTAAGATACAAGGGGTTGAATGATGATCAGAAAAGCTTGACCTCCCCATACACATCTTCTGTTTTTCTTGGGTGGGCTATGGCATCTGCTATTGGTTTAGTTGTTACTAGCTTGCTTCCAATAATTTCGTGGTTTGCAACCTATCGCTTCTCTCTTTCCTCTGCTATCTTTATTGGATTATTTGCAG TTATTCTCGTAGCATTTTGTGGTGTGTCTTACTTGGAAGTTATCAAATCTAAAGATGACCAACTTCCAACGAAGGGTGATTTTTTAGCTGCTTTACTTCCTCTAGTCTGCATTCCAGCCTTGCTTTCACTTACTTGTGGATTGCTTAAGTG GAAGGATGATGGTTGGAGACTTTCTAGAGGTGTATATATCTTTGTTATAATTGGTCTGGTGCTTCTGCTTGGTGCTATAGCAGCTGTTATAGTTTACATCAAACCTTGGACT ATCGGGGTAGCCTGTCTTTTGGTACTTCTCCTCATGGTATTAGCAATCGGTGCTATCCATCACTGGGcatcaaataatttttatttgagtCGGACACAGATGGTCTTTGTGTGCTTCTTTGCCTTTCTGTTGGCTTTGGCAGCATTTCTTCTTGGATGGTTTGAAG GTCAACCTTTTGCTGGAGCATCGGTTGgttatttttcatttctttttcttcttgctggACGGGCATTGACA GTACTGCTTTCAAATCCCATTGTGGTATACTCTCCCCGAGTTTTGCCAGTCTATGTGTACGATGCTCATGCGGATTGCGGAAAGAATGTCAG TGTGGCCTTTCTCATGCTATATGGGATTGCACTAGCAACTGAAGGTTGGGGTGTTGTTGCCAGTTTAAAGATTTATCCACCTTTTGCTGGTGCTGCTGTATCGGCAATTACACTTGTTGTTTCATTTGGGTTTGCTGTCTCTCGTCCGTGCCTTACACTTAAG ATGATGGAAGATGCTGTACGTTTTCTCAGCAAGGAAACTGTTAATCAGGCAATTGCTAGATCAGCAACAAAG ACCCGGAATGCTATATCTGGAACTTATTCTGCACCTCAGAGGTCTGCTAGTTCTGCAGCACTTTTGATTGGAGACCCTACTATTATGCGTGATAAGGGAGGAAATTTTGTGCTGCCCAGAGCCGATGTCATGAAATTAAGAGACCGTTTGAGAAATGAAGAATTAGTTGCAGGTTcattttttagtagatttagaTATGAAAGGACATTTCGCCATGAGCCAACCAGTGTAGATCACAGAAGAGTGATGTGTGCTCATGCAAGGATCCTGGCTCTGGAAGAGGCCATTGACACTGAATGGGTGTACATGTGGGACAAGTTCGGTGGTTATTTGCTTTTGTTGCTTGGTTTAACATCCAAGGCAGAACAAGCACAG GATGAGGTTCGTTTGAGACTCTTTCTAGACAGTATTGGATTTTCTGACTTGAGtgctaagaaaataaaaaagtggaTGCCAGAAGATCGTAGGCAATTTGAAATTATTCAGGACAG TTACATACGAGAAAAGGAGATGGAAGAGGAGATCTTCATGCAGAGACGTGAAGAAGAGGGGAGagggaaagaaagaaggaaggccCTGCTTGAAAAAGAGGAACGCAAATGGAAGGAGATAGAAGCTTCTCTGCTCTCCACCATTCCGAATGCTAGCAGCAGAGAGGCTGCAGCCATGGTAGCTGCAGTGCGTGCAGTAGGAAGTGATTCTGTTTTGGATGATTCCAAAGCTCGAAAGAGGGTTAAAAGCATTGCACAGAGAATACGTCTTTCGCAGTTAGCACATCGTGCACTACAG ACTGGAGTGACAGGTGCCATATGTGTTCTTGATGATGAAGCAACTTCAAGTGGCCGGCATTACGGTCCAATTGATTTGAGTCTATGTCAAAGTCAGAAAGTTAGCTTTTCCATAGCAGTGATGATTCAACCTGAGTCTGGTCCTGTCTGTCTTTTGGGCACGGATTTTCAGAAAATTATTTGCTGGGAAGTTCTTGTGGCTGGTTCTGAACAAGGTATTGAGGCTGGGCAAGTTGGACTCAGATTGATTACTAAACGTGATAGGCAAACAACTGTCACGAAGGAGTGGAGTATTGGTGCAACATGTATTGCAGATGGAAG GTGGCATATCATAGCAATGACAATTGATGCTGATTTAGGTGAAGCAACATGTTATACAGATGGTGGATTCGATGGCTACCAAACTGGATTACCTTTGTGTGTGGGTAGCAGCATTTGGGAACAAGGGACAGAAGTTTGGGTGGGAATTCGACCACCAGCAGATATTGATGCTTTTGGTAGATCAGATAGTGAAGGGGTTGAATCTAAGATGCATATTATGGATGCTTTTCTCTGGGGAAGGTGCTTAACTGAAGATGAGATTTCTGCTCTCTATACCTCAATTGCTTCGGCAGACTTTGGTGGGCTTGATTACCCCGAAGATAATTTGCAATGGACTGATTCACCCCCGAGG GTTGATGGTTGGGACAGCGATCCTGCTGATGTAGATTTATATGACAGAGATGATGTGGATTGGGATGGACAATATTCTAGTGGGAGGAAAAGGAGGTCAGATCGTGATGGTGTGGTGGTGGATATAGATTCCTTCTCTAGGAAATATAGAAAACCCAGAATTGAAACACAAGAAGAGATTAATCAACGGATGCGATCAGTAGAATCAGCCATCAAAGAAGCTCTCTCTGCTAGAGGAGAGTCACGTTTTACTGACGAGGAATTTCCTCCAAATGATCACTCTTTATATGTGGACCCTGAAAACCCTCCAGCAAAATTACAG GTTGTTTCTAGGTGGCTGAGACCAGGTGAAATTGTGCGACAGAACCATCTTGATTGCCATCCTTGCTTATTTTCAGGAGCTCCTAATCCTTCAGATGTTTGTCAG GGCCGGTTAGGTGACTGCTGGTTCTTGAGCGCTGTTGCTGTTCTAACAGAGTTTTCACGTATATCAGAGGTAATCATCACTCCAGAATATAACGAGGAAGGGATATATACTGTCCGCTTTTGTGTGCAG GGTGAGTGGATCCCTGTAGTTGTTGATGATTGGATTCCTTGTGAATTGCCGGGTAAACCTGCATTTGCCACTAGTAAGAAGGGTTATGAACTTTGGGTCTCTATATTGGAGAAGGCATATGCCAAGTTGCATGGCTCCTATGAAGCACTTGAGGGTGGGCTTGTTCAGGATGCTCTTGTTGATCTTACCGGGGGTGCAGGGGAGGAAATCGACATGAGGAGCAGTGAAGCACAGATTGACCTTGCAAGTGGTAGATTGTGGTCTCAATTGTTACGCTTCAAGCAAGAGGGTTTTCTCCTTGGTGCAGGAAGTCCTTCAGGCTCTGACGTGCACATCTCTTCCAGTGGCATCGTGCAAGGACATGCATACTCAATCCTTCAG ATAAGAGAAGTGGATGGCCATAAACTCGTACAGATCCGAAATCCATGGGCAAATGAAGTCGAGTGGAATGGCCCGTGGTCTGATTCATCTCCTGAATGGACAGATAGAATAAAGCACAAGCTGAAGCATGTTCCACAG TCAAAAGATGGTATATTCTGGATGTCATGGCAAGACTTTCAGATTCATTTCCGATCAATATATATCTGCCGTGTCTATCCACCCGAGATGCGTTACTCTGTTCATGGTCGATGGCTTGGTGAAAGTGCTGGTGGGTGCCAGGATTACGATACCTGGCACCAAAATCCACAGTTCAGACTAACTGCAACTGGGCAAGATGCATCTTTACCAATTCATGTATTCATTACCCTAACTCAG GGTGTCGGATTCTCAAGAACAACCGCCGGATTCAGAAATTATCAATCCAGCCATGATTCTTTAATGTTCTACATCGGAATGAGGATACTCAAAACTCGGGGACGACGAGCAGGTTTCAATATATACTTGCACGAATCAGTTGGTGGGACGGACTATGTTAATTCTCGAGAAATATCCTGTGAAATGGTTTTAGAACCCGAGCCAAAGGGATACACCATAGTCCCTACTACTATACATCCTGAGCAAGAAGCCCCCTTTGTACTTTCTGTtttcaccaaggcatcaataactCTTGAAGCTTTATAG